The Spiroplasma apis B31 genomic sequence AAAAGTTTTTGATGATTTCAAAAACGCAGTTGGTTATTGAGTAGCATCTGATGGTGCTAAGTATTATTATTCTGGCAGTTTTGGTTCTGTTTGGGGAGTCGCTCAAGCAGTCACTGCTGTTGGTAAAATAGGAATGGAATTAATGATTCCAATCTTGGCAGCATACGTGTGTTACTCATTGGTAGGAGCACAAGGATTGATGGTTGGAGCAGTTGCTGGACTTATTTCTAATGGAGATGGTTTCGTTTATAGTGTGGCTGTTAAATCATGAAGTGGGGGATGATCAAGATTCCTTCCAGAAGCAATCAGAAATGTTCCTTCATCAGGATTTATTGGTGCTTTAATTGGTGCCTACCTTGGAGGTTTAGCAGTATTTGGTTTAGCAAAAATGATGAAAAATCTACCAAAAGGATTACAAGGAGCTAGAGACATTGTTTTTGTTCCTGTGTTATCATTAGCAGCAATTGCTTTAATTATGTTAGCAATTAATATTCCTTTAGGATACGTAATGTTAGGACTACAAGAAGGTATTGTATTCTTAGCAGACAAAAATTTATTATTCATAGTATGTACATTAATCGGATTTATGATGTGTGTTGACATGGGTGGTCCAATCAATAAAATCGCTTACTCACTTGGAGTTTTAGCTGTTGGAAATCAATTGGTTAAAGACCCAAATAGTGCAGCATATTCATCACAAACTATGATTATGACAGCAAGCTTAGTTGGTGGAATGGTTCCACCAATCGGAATAGCAATATCAACTGTTTTATTCCCAAGACAATGAAGTGCAAAACATAAAGATTCTGCAAAAGCTAACTGATTAATGGGAGTATGTTTCATTTCAGAAGGTGCAATTCCATTTATGATTGAAGATCCAAAAAGAATTTCAGTATCAGCTATGGTTGGTGGTGCAATCGCTGGAGCCATCGCTGGTGCAATGCAAATTACTATTACAGCTCCACATGGTGGAATATTCATAGCACCTTTAACTAATTCATTAGTATTTAATGATGTAGCTTTATCAAAAGGACTTGGTATTGCATTCTTTATCACAGCATTTATGGTTGGTTCAATAATTATGGGTATAATCTTAGGATTCTGAAGAATGGCAGATATCAAAAACGGTAAATTAGTACTTTCAGGTACTAATGGAGTTAGAGAATCAATTCAAAATAGAATTTCTAAGTATACAGGTAATGATAAAAAAATTGCTGTTTTAGAAAGCAAACTAAATAAATACAATCAATTCGAGGAAAACTTGAAAATTAAACAAAATGAATATCAAAAACAATTGGCTGAAAAACAAAAGTTAAAAGCTAAATAATTTATTCAATAATATTATTGAAGTAAATCTTTTTAAAAAAATTTTACACATAAAACAAGTGTAGATATAATTCTCTGAGTATACATTATGTAAAAAACATAATTCTATACAAGGAGAATTTTTTTTATATAAAATTCATAAAACCAAATCAAACAAATTGAATCTCGATACTAAAAAGTTGCCGTGCAAGTACTTTATTTAAAAATCAGCACATAAATTTTTAATTAAAATGAAATTAAACATAATAACTTTTTTAGTCAAAAAACATCTGATAATCATATAATTTTATATAACTAAAAAAACTCAAACATTAATGAAGTAATCATATAAAAACATTTCGTATACTTTAAAGGGTCACCCCAAACTACAATTATTTTAACAAATTACTTTTGTACATTTCTATTGGAGTAATTTTTAATTAATATAAATGTAGCAAAAATTAATGGGGTAAACATATATCCATATCTATATCATTACAGTGATAAATTACTTGAAGATAAAATAGTTGATGATTACTTTATATTAGTAGATGAAGTTATTAAATCAAAATATAAAAGTTTATATAGAGTAAATATACCTATAATAAAAGCTGTTAAAAACCTATATGGTGATATAATAATAAAATTAATCAATAAATAAAATAAAAGTATCAAATAAATTTGCAAAAATAAGAAAAAACCAACTTGTCTTCCAAGCTTTTTTGTGCTGCATTAATGCTAGTGCAAAAATGGTAAGTGCTAGCACAATTTTTGAGAAAAAAACCTTTATTAAAGGGTTTTTTGAAAAAAGAGCTAACCACGCTTATCCTGCCACCAAAAATTTTCAATTTTAGGTAGAAAAAAATAAATTTATTTATTTTTTTCCACAAATATAAACAATTAATTGTTATTATGTTGTTAAGTAATTAATGGAGGTATTATAATGTGAAAAAATTACTAAACATAGTAGGAACTTTTTCTATAACAGCTTCAGGAGCTAGTTATTCAATAAGTTCAAAAAGCGAAATTCAGAAAAATAATTCAAATTATGAAATTAAAGATGAATTAAACTGAAGTGAAACAAATCAAGCACTTATAAGCTTATTCGATAATGTAAAAAAAAGCATAGTGTACAATAATGAAAACAATTCAAATTTTTCTAAAAAAATAAATCAAAGTGAAATTATAAAATACATTGAATTTTCACAAAGTAAATCACAAGAAATTCTTAGTAAACTCTCAAATCAGACTTTAATTGCTTTATGTGCAACAATTGGAGCAATAGTTGCATGAATAGATTTGGTAAAATTTTAGAATGTGATACTATATTTCTTTAGGTATTATTCCTATTATATCTTCAGGTTATTTTGGATTTATGATTTTTCAATATATTTTATGAAGAAATATCACTTCAGTTAAAAAAATATTTAATAAAGAAACCCTTACAACAGTTTTTCCAATTTACATAAAAAATGAAAAATGAAAAATATATACTTCTTATATTTTTTTCATTATTTTAAATTCAATAATTTTTATTGGAAGTTGTTTTATATATTCACAAAATGACAATGGTTATTTACAATATATGTTATCTAATTCTATTGTTTATACAATTTCAATCTTTTCTATAATGTATTTTATCTATATAAGCTCTAAAAGAATGAAATTAATCAAGTTTTCAAATTATAACGAAGTAAAAGAATTTATAAATAGTCAATTTATAAATGCTAAAAACTACGAAGATATATCATATGATTTAAATTTATTACCTTTTAATAATTATATAAAATATTTAGAACTAGCACGAAAAAGATATATAAATAAAATTAATTATTCATTAAATTATGAAAAATTATACAAATTATTTTTGAAATATATTAGAGCTAATTCATGGATTTTAAACCAAATTTTAGTAAAAGAATCTATTGATCTAAGTATCGAAATTCAAGCAAAACTTAAAAATATGCCAGAAATTATTTTTAAAAACTTTTGATGCAATGCGTATGAAATTTTTCAAAAAAAATAATGCTAATTAGACTTATATTTAAATTAAAATATAAAAACAGTCAATATTAATTTTAATCATATTCTGTCAATTATAGAATATGTTTTTTTATTGTAGATAGAGTTTAATGAATTACAAGGTGCTAAGTTATTTTTATAATGTCTTTCACAAACAAGTTAATAATAATAATAATAATAATAATAATAATAATTGTAAAGTCATAAAAATATAAGAATAAGCTTTTTTAACTTTGAAACTTATTCAACACTATTTAATGTTAATTTACCAAATCATCAATATAATGGAAATAAAACCGCTTCTTATAGAACTTCAATCATTATATATGCGATCTCATTGAACATATATTTAAACATTACATTCATAATATTAGTTATTATGATAGTCCTAGTCAGGATTCAATACTTGGTAATAAAAACTATAAAACTATTCATATGAATGATTTTCACCTACTTTTTTAATTTTGAATAAATTTTTTTAAGTTTCATAAAAGCTACCTATATTCACTTTTAAAACATAAAACTTTCTAAATTCTTTCTTTTATACATATTTGATAAAATTTATTGGTAATCTATTAGAGAGGTAACAAAAAATGAAAATAAATTTTAAATAAAAAATTTAGAAACTTAACTAATGGCCATAAAACACTTGAAACTTTAGATAATAAATTAAATTATTTATTTGGAGAGATCAGTTCAGGTAAAAGCAATTATTTAGATTCTATTTATTGATTTTTTTTCTTGCTTAGAGATGATAATATAGAGACTAACTTAACTATTCATGGTTTAAAGATACTAACAGAAAATTACACAGTGAAAAATAAATTAGAAATACGAATTAAATTTCAAACAGATAAGTGTTTGATAAAACAAATAAATTTATTAAATGATGGAACAATTGTGTAAAAACGAAATAATAAAAGTGGATTTAATTTATGAAACTTTGTTAGAACCAAAATAATTATTTATTAAATGTTTAATAGATTTTGTTTCAATTTTATTAATTATTAATTTATAAAATGTAATAAATAATTATACAATGAAATTAATTTTATTATTTATTGAATAAAAAGAAATATAACATTTTAAAATTTTTTAAAGTCAATTAAAAATAATTTTTAATACATTATTATTAGTCTAAAGTTGCTGATTCAACATTATCTATACAGATCTTCAATTCTTATTATAAGTGTTTATGATTTTTTTGCATTTTCTATATAAAATTTATTAAAAAAAATTACATTTAATAAAGGGTCACCCCAAACTACAATTATTTTAACAAATTACTCTTGTACATTTCTATAGGAGTAATTTTTTTTATTTATTATTCTATTGTTTGAATAATTTCAGATACAATTTTCCATTCAAGATAGAAATTCTGTTTTGTTTAAAAATTTGTATCCTTTAAAATAATTTTGTTTAATAATATTAAAAAAAATTTTTACTATTGCGTTTTGTTATGAAGCATAACCATCCGTCATACTTTGTTGTATTTTATTTGCTTTACAAAAGTCCATCATACTAATACTTCTAAACTGGGCTCCTCTATCTGTATGGATAATTGAATTACATATATTGTAGTTATTTTTTAATATATATAGCGATTTTATTAATTCTTTTGTAGTTTGATTACTTGAAAAATAAGTTTTTAAAGGTAATCTAGAATAAACATCAATATATGCAAACATATATAATTTAGAGTTATTAAACTTAAATTCTGATATATCTAAACATATTTTTTCCAATGGTCTTGAAGCAAAAAATTCTACTTTACCAGTAATTGGATTTTTCAATAAATTTGGAGCAGTATTTACAGGTTCTTTTTTTCCACTAACATAAGATTTTCACTTTCTACTTTTTTCACAATTATCAGGAAAAAGTCCTTGACTTTTCATTGAGCTTAAAACTGTTTTTCTACCAATGCCGAATTTTAAAGCTATTTTTTTATGACCTCATTTACGGTGTGTACCATATTTTAAGTCACAATCATTAAATACTAGTTTTATGAATAGATCATAAGAAGTATTTCTTTTTGTTTTATAATCTTTCGAACCATTATTAACTCAACTTTTATAAGTTTTAAAATCAATGTTTAATAAATTTAATAGTTATGAAAGTTTTATATTTTTTTTGCAAGTATTTACTTATTATTTTATAAAATTCAATGTTTATTTTTTGTTTTTAAAATCCTTTACCAGAGATGTTGTGAACTTTTCCATAATTTCGACCTTATTAATTAACTCTCTATTTTCCTTATTTTTATTTTGCATCTCTTTTCTTAAAAAACTTAACTCTTGTTTGATGTTTTCGATGTTTTTTTGTTTATCAATATTGGATTTTCTACCTCTTTTTTGATCAAATAAACCAGGGATCCCACTAGTTACATACCTATTCTGTCCTTGATAAATAGTACATGGTTGTTTAATATTATATTTTTCTGCTATTTTTTTGCACTTATGTCAAATGTTAAAAATTCATTTACTATTTTCATTTTTTCATCTGCAGTAAATAGTTTTGTTTTAACCATAAAAAAGACACCCTCCTATAAAAATTATTTGCATAATTTTTGTGTAGTTTGGGGTGACCCTTTACTTGTCAAAGTATATTTACTGTATTTAATAATATCCATTAACCAACCTTTTCACTATTTTTTTGCTTTTTTGTTAGTTAATATTTAGTGTTAACATAAATTGAAAAAGTAAATTTAGGAAATTCGTTTATACTAGTATTGAAAAACAAATTTAATTAAATTATTAGATTTGTTTTATAAATAAAATCGTAACCATTTAAAAATACTATTTTTAAAATCTTTCATATTTGGTATTTTTTAAACAGAATTTCATATAAAATTTTTTATCTGAAATTTAAAAAAAAGAAGAGAGTTGAAGTACATGAATAAAACCATCAAGTTAAAAAATATATGTCACCACATAAAAAACTTTGAAATTTTAAAAGACATAAATTGTACTTTTTATGCTGGAGAAATTGTATCTATAATTGGTTTGTCAGGATCTGGAAAAACAACTTTACTAAACATCTTATATGGTTTAGAAAAACCTTTAAAAGGCGAAGTTTATATTAATGATAAATGTATTAATACTTTAAAGGAATCAAAATTAACAAAATATCGTAGAGAGAATATGACCTACATATTTCAAGATTTAAACTTAGTAGATTATTTAAACGTTAGAGATAATATATTACTAATTTCTAAATTAACTAAAACAAAGCTTGATTTAAAAAAATTTGAGTATGTAATCAATAAACTAAATTTAGCAAATAAACTCGAGAATAAAATAAATTATTTATCTGGTGGTGAAAAACAAAAAGTAGCAATCGCAAGATCGATAATGTGCAATAGCAATATAATTTTAGCTGATGAGCCAACGGGTTCTTTGGACATAAAGGATAGAAATAACATCACACAACTACTTAAAGATCTTTGCTTAGAGTATAATAAAACCTTGATATTAGTTACTCATGATCCTTATGTTGCAATTGAAAGTGATAGTATATTTATAATTGATAATAAAACCTTAAAGAAATATAATGGAATAAAAAATGTTGAAAATGTAGAAAGATATCTACTTAACTCCAAATAAATGAATAATCTATTCTTATCTTATTTTAAAAAGAATATAGTAATATCAATCGGGGTTTTATTAACATTGATATTATCAACATTTCTCATTTTCACTTTTGGTTTACTACTTGCTAATAGTATTTATGCATATGCTTATAAAGATGTTTTGGAATTAACAAACCCTTTAGGTCCATTAACTTTTTTTAATGGAATAGTAGGTATAATATTTTTTGTATCCATTTTCTCTATTTTTAGTCTTATCACATTATCTATGAGTTTAAGAGATTCTAGTTTTAAATTGCTTAGAATTATTGGTATCAGTCACACAAAACTGAGAGTATTTATTTTTTTTGAAATTTTTATTTACATGACTATTGCAATTTTATTTTCCTTCTTTTTAAATATTCCATTTGCAAATTTTATTCTAAAGGAGTTAAAAAATAAGCAAGTAATTGAAAGTAATTTCAAAATATATAATGAGTACTCATATCATTATATATTTGTACTAGCAACTATTTTAAT encodes the following:
- a CDS encoding PTS fructose transporter subunit IIABC, whose product is MELKELFHKQIAFFEQDLNTKDEVIEFLTSKLKSQKFIKDEKDFKDAVYKREGEGSTGIGDGIAIPHVLNPTVEKSAIAFVKLKNKIDWQSLDDQPVDLVFMIMTNGKDGNEHLDALASLSGYLIKQEVQAGLRSAKSVDTVKTLFSQPKEKKDNTPKNGKYDVIGITACPTGIAHTYLAAEKLQEYGEQQGLSVKIETQGRRGVENKLTADDIANAKVIILAHDKAIQGMARFNGYKVIDTTTKEAIYKGKDLIVGFDNHPKAQKVENAKDDEDSGSGELTLKQFKKVKDNLLAGVSRMLPFVVAGGIILGFGFLLDYIYTASLGITAIADENKFNQIFNGKVFDDFKNAVGYWVASDGAKYYYSGSFGSVWGVAQAVTAVGKIGMELMIPILAAYVCYSLVGAQGLMVGAVAGLISNGDGFVYSVAVKSWSGGWSRFLPEAIRNVPSSGFIGALIGAYLGGLAVFGLAKMMKNLPKGLQGARDIVFVPVLSLAAIALIMLAINIPLGYVMLGLQEGIVFLADKNLLFIVCTLIGFMMCVDMGGPINKIAYSLGVLAVGNQLVKDPNSAAYSSQTMIMTASLVGGMVPPIGIAISTVLFPRQWSAKHKDSAKANWLMGVCFISEGAIPFMIEDPKRISVSAMVGGAIAGAIAGAMQITITAPHGGIFIAPLTNSLVFNDVALSKGLGIAFFITAFMVGSIIMGIILGFWRMADIKNGKLVLSGTNGVRESIQNRISKYTGNDKKIAVLESKLNKYNQFEENLKIKQNEYQKQLAEKQKLKAK
- a CDS encoding ABC transporter ATP-binding protein, whose amino-acid sequence is MNKTIKLKNICHHIKNFEILKDINCTFYAGEIVSIIGLSGSGKTTLLNILYGLEKPLKGEVYINDKCINTLKESKLTKYRRENMTYIFQDLNLVDYLNVRDNILLISKLTKTKLDLKKFEYVINKLNLANKLENKINYLSGGEKQKVAIARSIMCNSNIILADEPTGSLDIKDRNNITQLLKDLCLEYNKTLILVTHDPYVAIESDSIFIIDNKTLKKYNGIKNVENVERYLLNSK
- a CDS encoding DDE-type integrase/transposase/recombinase — protein: MKSQGLFPDNCEKSRKWKSYVSGKKEPVNTAPNLLKNPITGKVEFFASRPLEKICLDISEFKFNNSKLYMFAYIDVYSRLPLKTYFSSNQTTKELIKSLYILKNNYNICNSIIHTDRGAQFRSISMMDFCKANKIQQSMTDGYAS